A single genomic interval of Desulfovibrio sp. harbors:
- a CDS encoding GNAT family N-acetyltransferase, whose product MNICNVKTKPVPAKTPADYAACADIWLEASLLAHDFVPPALWTAQREAMARHYLPASQVTVFRHAGRPIAFAAVCSPDGEDLLAALFVAPAFWRKGFGSALLRHVLRGRVRLRLDVYCANTGAQAFYKSMGFVPVGESLCGHTGQPQMAMLWTAPALPQE is encoded by the coding sequence ATGAACATCTGTAACGTCAAAACCAAGCCCGTGCCAGCCAAAACCCCGGCGGATTACGCGGCCTGCGCGGATATCTGGCTTGAAGCGTCCCTGTTGGCGCACGATTTTGTCCCCCCGGCGCTGTGGACTGCGCAGCGTGAGGCCATGGCGCGGCACTATCTGCCCGCATCGCAGGTGACAGTTTTTCGGCATGCTGGCCGTCCCATTGCCTTTGCCGCCGTGTGCAGTCCTGACGGCGAAGACCTGCTTGCCGCGCTTTTTGTGGCTCCGGCTTTCTGGCGCAAGGGGTTCGGCAGTGCGCTTCTGCGGCATGTGCTGCGTGGGCGTGTCCGGCTTCGGCTCGATGTGTACTGCGCCAACACAGGGGCGCAGGCATTTTACAAAAGCATGGGCTTCGTGCCCGTGGGCGAAAGCCTTTGCGGTCACACCGGGCAGCCGCAAATGGCCATGCTGTGGACAGCGCCCGCACTGCCGCAAGAGTAA
- a CDS encoding MFS transporter, producing MDKKKISLVSLGHLSCDVNGGALPAVLPFLRTHYGLSYQATGGLMFAYSCLSSIIQPIFGLMADRLSKPWLIPLGVFLAGIGLTAVGFMSSYWAIFAAIGVSGVGAALFHPEGARFANKVSGDSKGTGMSIFSIGGNAGFVVGPLLATFFLTMFGMPGMVIFGLLGTVMASILLLLIMRMVAPEAAAAAQRTAEAAYGQPKGAANAAGDKAKSGEDAALQNNWHEFSKLTGAIITRSILFIGFNTFIPLYWVSGFGQSKAAGAVALTVFCTFGVLSNILGGVLADKYGFRAIVRLAFALVTPVVLAFSLMPNLYAAYAMLPLLGFVLYVPFSSLVVLGQTYLARNIGFASGVTLGLATSLGGVFAPVLGWIADNHGLPRTFQCLALVALVGTIFAFTLRKTEEKKKAGKTA from the coding sequence ATGGACAAAAAAAAGATATCACTTGTGTCACTGGGGCATCTGTCCTGCGACGTAAACGGCGGGGCTCTCCCCGCTGTTCTGCCCTTTTTGCGCACGCATTACGGGCTGTCGTATCAGGCCACGGGCGGACTGATGTTCGCATACTCCTGCCTTTCGTCCATCATTCAGCCGATCTTCGGCCTCATGGCGGACAGGCTCTCCAAGCCCTGGCTTATTCCACTGGGCGTGTTTCTGGCGGGCATCGGCCTGACCGCCGTTGGCTTTATGTCCAGCTACTGGGCCATTTTCGCGGCCATTGGCGTCAGCGGCGTGGGCGCGGCGCTCTTTCATCCCGAAGGGGCGCGCTTTGCCAACAAGGTGTCCGGCGACAGCAAGGGCACGGGCATGAGCATTTTTTCCATCGGCGGCAACGCGGGCTTTGTGGTAGGCCCCCTGCTGGCCACGTTTTTTCTGACCATGTTCGGCATGCCGGGCATGGTCATCTTCGGCCTGCTGGGCACGGTCATGGCCTCGATTCTTCTGCTGCTCATCATGCGCATGGTCGCGCCCGAAGCGGCTGCGGCGGCGCAACGTACCGCTGAGGCGGCCTACGGGCAGCCCAAGGGCGCTGCAAACGCCGCAGGCGACAAGGCAAAATCCGGCGAAGACGCCGCGCTGCAAAATAACTGGCACGAGTTTTCAAAGCTCACCGGAGCCATCATTACGCGCTCCATTCTTTTTATCGGCTTTAACACCTTTATTCCCCTGTACTGGGTGAGCGGCTTTGGCCAAAGCAAGGCCGCCGGAGCCGTGGCCCTGACCGTCTTTTGCACGTTCGGCGTCTTGAGCAACATACTTGGCGGCGTTCTGGCCGACAAATATGGCTTCCGTGCCATCGTGCGCCTGGCATTCGCCCTGGTCACGCCCGTTGTGCTGGCTTTCAGCCTGATGCCCAATCTTTACGCCGCCTACGCCATGCTGCCTCTGCTGGGCTTTGTTCTCTACGTGCCCTTCAGTTCGCTGGTCGTGCTTGGGCAGACGTACCTTGCCCGCAATATCGGCTTTGCTTCTGGCGTGACGCTGGGTCTGGCCACGAGCCTGGGCGGCGTGTTCGCGCCTGTGCTGGGATGGATAGCCGACAATCACGGCCTGCCGCGCACCTTTCAGTGCCTGGCTCTGGTGGCCCTGGTGGGCACCATATTTGCCTTCACCCTGCGAAAGACTGAAGAAAAGAAAAAAGCTGGCAAAACGGCATAA
- a CDS encoding MotA/TolQ/ExbB proton channel family protein yields MNPMLEAVLQATLISKCVLVLLLFMSVASWAYMCGKWMTLRSAQRRTQQGLVAFDDAGGLNHALPVMEADRQSPLYGITRRAVREFNRLTRTGDTERLLNDNVRRALHFAIAEEVARLKSSLALLATAANTAPFIGLFGTVWGIMHSFTAIAQMKSVSLATVAPGIAEALIATAVGLFVAIPAVCGYNVFKAKLIYIEGICINYAGQLLNRLQHEAPDHSSGISFAGER; encoded by the coding sequence ATGAATCCAATGCTTGAGGCCGTGCTGCAGGCCACGCTCATATCCAAATGCGTATTGGTGCTGCTGCTTTTTATGTCTGTGGCCAGTTGGGCCTATATGTGCGGCAAGTGGATGACGTTGCGGTCAGCCCAGCGCCGTACCCAGCAAGGGCTTGTGGCCTTTGACGATGCCGGCGGCCTGAACCATGCCCTGCCCGTGATGGAGGCCGACAGGCAATCGCCCCTCTACGGCATCACACGCCGCGCCGTGCGCGAGTTCAACCGCCTCACCCGCACGGGCGACACAGAACGCCTGCTTAACGACAACGTGCGCCGCGCTCTGCACTTCGCCATTGCCGAGGAAGTCGCGCGGCTCAAGTCCTCACTGGCCCTGCTGGCCACGGCCGCCAACACGGCCCCGTTCATCGGCCTGTTCGGCACAGTTTGGGGAATCATGCATTCCTTCACCGCCATCGCGCAGATGAAGAGCGTGTCGCTGGCCACGGTGGCCCCCGGCATTGCCGAAGCGCTCATAGCCACGGCCGTCGGCCTGTTTGTGGCCATACCCGCCGTGTGCGGCTACAACGTCTTCAAAGCAAAGCTCATCTATATTGAAGGGATATGCATCAACTACGCCGGTCAACTGCTCAACCGCCTGCAGCATGAAGCGCCGGATCACAGCAGCGGCATCAGCTTTGCCGGGGAGCGCTAG
- the tolR gene encoding protein TolR: MAASSADDDFVADINVTPFVDVMLVLLIIFMVTAPMMTEGLDVALPKVETSEVLPTDDDHIILTIKSNGALYLDEYETGMADLPEVLATRVKNAGRQLFVRADKDVPYGTVMHVMDRVRGAGVSDVGLVTTSVPDGSDDGPTNGTGTNAAQDAKKGTLP, translated from the coding sequence ATGGCCGCCTCATCCGCTGACGACGATTTTGTTGCCGACATCAACGTCACGCCTTTTGTGGACGTCATGCTGGTGCTGCTGATCATCTTTATGGTCACGGCCCCCATGATGACAGAAGGGCTTGATGTGGCGCTGCCCAAGGTGGAGACATCCGAAGTTTTGCCCACTGATGATGACCACATCATTTTGACCATCAAGTCCAACGGGGCGCTGTATCTTGACGAGTATGAAACCGGCATGGCCGACCTGCCCGAAGTGCTCGCCACGCGCGTGAAAAACGCCGGGCGGCAACTTTTTGTACGCGCCGACAAGGACGTGCCCTACGGCACGGTCATGCACGTCATGGATCGCGTCCGCGGGGCGGGCGTCAGCGACGTGGGGCTTGTGACCACATCCGTGCCTGACGGCTCCGACGACGGGCCGACCAACGGTACGGGCACAAATGCGGCACAGGACGCGAAGAAAGGCACACTGCCATGA
- a CDS encoding energy transducer TonB encodes MMTAARSITLAFSVSMHALLLGGFIFLAKEAPNNAERVYRVALAEFAPAPNLPQTPPAVPDAPAPPPEPVPQKQEVQPPKPVQPKPDVKKISPKKSDAPVPKEAVAPAPPSPPAAPAGPQPRAMGGLSAYEIDTLDQRPSVTRRVEPEYPNKARRMNIQGSVKVRLVVDSSGQPRHCEIISATPEGYFEDAALKAAQSMRFAPGKLKGQPVNTLVVLPFAFKLR; translated from the coding sequence ATGATGACAGCCGCCCGTAGCATAACCCTGGCTTTTTCCGTAAGCATGCACGCGCTGCTGCTGGGCGGCTTTATTTTTCTGGCAAAGGAAGCGCCCAATAACGCGGAAAGGGTGTATCGCGTGGCTCTTGCAGAATTTGCCCCGGCCCCCAACCTGCCGCAGACCCCGCCTGCTGTGCCGGATGCCCCGGCGCCGCCTCCGGAACCGGTTCCCCAAAAGCAGGAAGTCCAGCCACCAAAGCCTGTGCAGCCCAAGCCGGATGTCAAAAAAATCAGCCCCAAAAAGAGCGACGCTCCCGTGCCCAAAGAGGCCGTTGCGCCTGCGCCGCCAAGCCCTCCGGCAGCCCCGGCCGGGCCGCAGCCACGCGCAATGGGCGGCCTCAGCGCCTATGAGATCGATACGCTGGACCAGCGCCCCAGCGTTACCCGCCGCGTTGAACCGGAATACCCCAACAAGGCCCGGCGCATGAATATTCAGGGCTCCGTCAAGGTACGCCTTGTGGTGGACTCCTCCGGCCAGCCCCGCCACTGCGAGATCATCAGCGCGACGCCCGAAGGCTACTTTGAAGACGCGGCGCTCAAGGCAGCCCAGAGCATGCGTTTTGCTCCCGGCAAACTCAAGGGTCAGCCGGTGAACACGCTGGTGGTGCTGCCCTTTGCATTCAAACTGCGGTAA
- a CDS encoding glycosyltransferase — translation MKIAFLHGKGTDYFLQGIVEELSARHEVRVSDTIDMDAIQALLHWADVAWLEWAASHAHAASLVEDACPLVCRLHSYECFVPLGIVWKNISRMIFVSPVIEQLFNAQAADVPGEVMLNAVEARKFPLKASRQRTGKIACVSLAMNASKNLPYALQMFHTLWRDDPSLTLHLTAEPHGGVEEQRTFTYLTFMIANLGLKNHVFFEKNVPRDRMNDWLEDKDCLISASIFESFGYNIAEAMCKGIKPIINNFWGAGFFFPKQYIADTLDDVRRIYAAPADPEALRAFIEKRYSPRRLAAQAEGVLLRAVEERTGARATEQ, via the coding sequence ATGAAAATTGCATTCTTGCACGGCAAAGGCACAGACTACTTTTTGCAAGGCATTGTGGAGGAACTCTCCGCGCGGCATGAAGTGCGCGTTTCCGACACCATAGATATGGATGCAATACAGGCCCTTCTGCACTGGGCCGATGTGGCCTGGCTGGAATGGGCGGCCTCGCATGCCCATGCGGCCAGCCTTGTGGAAGACGCCTGCCCCCTGGTTTGCCGCCTGCACAGCTATGAATGCTTTGTGCCCCTTGGCATCGTGTGGAAAAACATATCCAGAATGATTTTTGTCTCTCCTGTTATTGAGCAGCTTTTTAACGCGCAGGCAGCGGACGTGCCGGGCGAAGTCATGCTCAATGCCGTGGAAGCCCGCAAATTTCCCCTCAAGGCATCACGCCAGCGCACCGGAAAAATCGCCTGCGTGAGCCTGGCCATGAACGCCAGTAAAAACCTGCCCTATGCGCTCCAGATGTTCCACACGCTCTGGCGGGACGATCCCTCCCTCACGCTGCACCTGACCGCAGAGCCGCACGGCGGCGTTGAAGAACAGCGCACCTTCACCTACCTCACCTTCATGATTGCCAATCTTGGCCTCAAGAACCACGTGTTTTTTGAAAAAAACGTACCCAGAGACAGGATGAATGACTGGCTTGAAGACAAGGATTGCCTGATATCCGCCAGCATTTTTGAAAGCTTCGGCTACAACATCGCCGAAGCCATGTGCAAGGGCATCAAGCCCATTATCAACAACTTCTGGGGCGCGGGATTTTTCTTTCCCAAGCAGTACATCGCCGATACCCTGGACGACGTGCGGCGCATCTACGCCGCGCCCGCAGACCCGGAAGCGCTGCGCGCCTTCATTGAAAAGCGCTACTCCCCGCGCCGCCTGGCCGCCCAGGCCGAAGGCGTGCTGCTCAGGGCCGTTGAGGAAAGAACCGGAGCAAGGGCGACAGAACAGTAG
- the ppk1 gene encoding polyphosphate kinase 1 — MKDSGKMNNRELSWLCFNERILQEARDPSNPLVQRLRFLGIFSSNQDEFIKVRVASLARLSRSREPGKILLMGGLSPQEALHRVNNSVAKGQAAFRETYKSVLAAMQEQGIRVRNETQLTPGQEKFCRDYFAQVINPQLVPLMLTKSANLPFLQDSHIYHAVKMQPASGNKNRYAILRIPVSAECPRFVEMPSPAGCSDIIFVDDIIRLCLNDIFFMFNYDAISAYTFKVMRDAELTLDDDVSKSLIEKMEEGLEHRLRGRPVRLIYDQAMPQDLLNLLASKLHLKSGELDPGARYHMMRSLMNFPRVRPDLENRVMPPLEHPDIKPFSSILKVVKKKDILLHFPYHTFNHVVDFLCEAAIDPKVTDISISLYRTADHSRVINALVNAAQNGKKVTVFVELMARFDEERNVRTIDILHQAGVSIIHGLRDLKVHSKLLLVERTEGRKKTGYVYIGTGNFNEDTARLYSDVGLLSASQRLAEDARSIFNFLGASHKPMVSRDLVVAPHNMRSVFSRHIEAEIRNARAGKPAYIYAKLNSLTDESMINLLYRAGKAGVEVRLIVRGACCLKPQQPGLSENIWAISIVDKFLEHARIIIFCNNDAEKVFISSADWMPRNLDRRLEVAAPIFCPQLAQTLRDIFAIQWSDNIKARVLTDTCANSYHSGLASIPCRSQTMLHDYYRHKAHLHGGVKPAHQTAPASTAQYSVPAAAPAATGTPAACGE; from the coding sequence ATGAAAGACAGTGGCAAGATGAACAACAGGGAGTTGAGCTGGTTGTGCTTTAACGAGCGCATACTGCAGGAAGCCCGCGACCCGTCCAATCCTCTCGTGCAGCGGCTGCGCTTTCTGGGCATTTTCTCCAGCAATCAGGATGAATTCATCAAGGTGCGCGTGGCCTCGCTGGCGCGTCTTTCACGCAGCCGCGAGCCGGGCAAAATACTGCTCATGGGCGGCCTCAGCCCGCAGGAAGCCCTGCACCGCGTCAACAACAGCGTGGCCAAAGGACAGGCCGCCTTTCGCGAAACGTATAAAAGCGTCCTCGCCGCCATGCAGGAGCAGGGCATACGGGTGCGCAACGAAACCCAGCTCACGCCAGGGCAGGAAAAATTCTGCCGCGACTATTTCGCCCAGGTCATCAATCCGCAGCTGGTTCCCCTCATGCTGACCAAGAGCGCCAACCTGCCCTTTCTTCAGGACAGTCACATATACCACGCCGTCAAAATGCAGCCCGCCAGCGGCAACAAGAACCGCTATGCCATACTGCGCATTCCTGTCAGCGCCGAATGCCCGCGCTTTGTTGAAATGCCCTCGCCAGCCGGATGCAGCGACATCATCTTTGTGGACGACATCATCCGCCTTTGCCTCAACGACATCTTTTTCATGTTCAACTACGACGCCATTTCGGCGTATACCTTCAAGGTCATGCGCGACGCGGAGCTGACCCTTGACGACGACGTGTCCAAAAGCCTCATTGAAAAAATGGAAGAAGGCCTGGAACACAGGCTGCGCGGACGCCCCGTGCGGCTCATCTATGACCAGGCCATGCCTCAGGATCTGCTGAACCTGCTGGCGTCAAAACTCCACCTCAAGAGCGGCGAGCTTGACCCTGGCGCGCGCTACCACATGATGCGCAGCCTCATGAACTTTCCCCGTGTGCGGCCCGACCTTGAAAACCGCGTCATGCCGCCGCTGGAACACCCGGACATCAAGCCCTTTTCCAGCATCCTCAAAGTGGTGAAGAAAAAGGACATCCTCCTGCACTTTCCCTACCACACCTTCAATCATGTGGTGGATTTTCTCTGCGAGGCCGCCATTGACCCCAAGGTCACGGATATTTCCATCAGCCTGTACCGCACGGCCGATCATTCGCGCGTCATCAACGCCCTGGTCAACGCTGCCCAGAACGGCAAAAAGGTCACGGTATTCGTTGAGCTTATGGCCCGCTTTGACGAGGAGCGCAACGTCAGGACCATCGACATCCTGCACCAGGCGGGCGTCAGCATCATCCACGGACTGCGGGATCTTAAAGTACACAGCAAGCTTCTGCTGGTTGAACGTACCGAGGGCCGCAAAAAAACGGGCTATGTCTACATAGGCACAGGCAATTTCAATGAGGACACGGCGCGGCTTTACAGCGACGTGGGCCTGCTGAGCGCCAGCCAGCGCCTTGCCGAGGACGCGCGCAGCATTTTCAATTTTCTTGGGGCCTCGCACAAGCCCATGGTCAGCAGGGATCTGGTGGTGGCCCCGCACAACATGCGCAGCGTTTTTTCGCGGCATATCGAGGCGGAAATTCGCAATGCCCGCGCGGGCAAACCGGCCTATATCTACGCCAAACTCAACAGCCTCACCGACGAGAGCATGATCAACCTGCTCTACAGGGCGGGCAAGGCCGGGGTGGAGGTGCGCCTTATCGTGCGCGGCGCGTGCTGCTTAAAGCCCCAGCAGCCCGGCCTCAGCGAAAACATCTGGGCCATCAGCATTGTGGACAAGTTTTTGGAACACGCCAGAATCATCATCTTCTGCAACAATGACGCGGAAAAGGTCTTTATTTCCAGCGCGGACTGGATGCCCAGAAACCTCGACAGAAGGCTTGAAGTGGCTGCCCCCATATTCTGCCCGCAACTGGCCCAGACCCTCAGAGACATCTTTGCCATCCAGTGGTCGGACAACATCAAGGCCCGCGTGCTTACCGACACCTGCGCCAACAGCTATCACTCGGGGCTTGCGTCCATTCCCTGCCGATCGCAAACCATGCTGCACGACTATTACCGCCACAAGGCCCACCTGCATGGCGGCGTAAAACCGGCGCACCAGACCGCGCCCGCCTCCACGGCGCAATACTCCGTCCCCGCTGCCGCGCCTGCTGCTACGGGCACTCCAGCAGCCTGCGGAGAATAA
- a CDS encoding cytochrome c maturation protein CcmE produces the protein MARKKNTSIYIVALLLFLGGVGYLAYSGFSENSVYFLNVSEARASTPDKLTAARLFGTVAADGIEKGSSGSGVNFLLEDKDNASQTIAVRYSGTVPDTFKAGAEVIVEGGLDAQGSFVAKTLMTKCPSKYQKENRQS, from the coding sequence ATGGCCCGCAAAAAAAACACCAGCATCTATATAGTCGCCCTGCTGCTTTTTCTTGGCGGCGTCGGCTATCTGGCCTATTCGGGCTTTTCGGAAAACAGCGTGTATTTTCTTAATGTTTCCGAAGCCAGAGCTTCCACGCCAGACAAACTGACCGCCGCCCGGCTTTTCGGCACTGTGGCGGCTGACGGCATTGAAAAAGGTTCATCCGGCTCCGGCGTCAATTTTCTGCTTGAAGACAAGGACAATGCCAGCCAGACCATAGCCGTCCGGTACAGCGGCACTGTGCCCGACACCTTCAAGGCGGGCGCGGAAGTCATCGTTGAGGGCGGCCTGGACGCCCAGGGCAGTTTTGTGGCCAAAACCCTGATGACCAAGTGTCCTTCCAAATACCAGAAAGAAAACCGCCAGAGCTGA
- a CDS encoding heme lyase CcmF/NrfE family subunit, whose translation MYVFAFALLLLALLASLGGGGLALLQLWQGREDSLRIVEKAHVVISGALLIASAILLHALFWFDFQVQYVASYTDRILPVFYRLTVFWAGQPGSMLFWALAVGVSGSLFACTRAFKKLSGSTRLWYWTFFYVIMAFFALILTSWSNPFMLQSPVPADGSGLNPLLQNPGMIIHPPLLFLGYGGFTIPACLALAQALSGQASVEGAWYRISRPAIILAWLFLTSGIVLGAWWAYMELGWGGYWAWDPVENASLIPWLIGSAALHTLIIEDRRNKLGRVNVAMMALTTVSAFFATYLVRSGIIDSVHAFGDGGVGTPLTWFVLAGLVVSLWVPLMAPKQGRPLSGLDSREGFLTLVAWVLLALATIILVATMWPVISKLWASAPRGLDANFYNRVCLPLGAVLMLMMATCPWLGWGGGLRNKTAFFSILGVFVASGAALWFMGYRQPTALLGAASAIAIVTGMLFQLADKAVRRQPNTLGALGAHLGMALMALGIAFSGPYKQERDLHLTVGQAQTLAGYTATLLELNEGVRPGYDYIAARIRVVDKDGKDLGIVAPERRVYEKFGSMQFSEVDVIPSLGNEIYASLLGLDEDSHVVVKLSVEPLVNWLWIGGAIMSIVPLVGLRRRKQASAAEAAELAEGMDEEEGDQGGETTGAASASSAGRNKSA comes from the coding sequence ATGTACGTTTTTGCCTTTGCCCTCCTTCTGTTGGCCCTGCTCGCCTCTCTGGGCGGCGGTGGCCTGGCCCTGCTGCAATTGTGGCAAGGACGTGAAGACTCCCTCCGTATTGTTGAAAAAGCCCATGTCGTGATCAGCGGCGCACTGCTGATCGCCTCCGCCATTCTGCTGCACGCGCTGTTCTGGTTTGATTTTCAGGTGCAGTATGTGGCCAGCTATACCGACCGCATTTTGCCGGTCTTTTACCGACTGACGGTCTTCTGGGCCGGACAGCCCGGCTCCATGCTCTTCTGGGCGCTGGCCGTCGGCGTCAGCGGTTCCCTTTTCGCCTGTACGCGTGCGTTCAAGAAGCTGAGCGGCTCCACCCGCCTGTGGTACTGGACGTTTTTTTATGTCATCATGGCCTTTTTTGCCCTTATCCTTACAAGCTGGAGCAATCCCTTCATGCTGCAAAGCCCCGTCCCGGCGGACGGCAGCGGCCTGAACCCCCTGCTCCAGAACCCCGGCATGATCATCCACCCGCCGCTGCTGTTCCTTGGATACGGCGGCTTCACCATCCCGGCCTGTCTTGCCCTGGCCCAGGCGCTTTCGGGCCAGGCCTCCGTTGAAGGCGCGTGGTACCGCATTTCGCGCCCGGCCATCATCCTGGCCTGGCTGTTCCTGACGTCCGGCATAGTGCTTGGCGCGTGGTGGGCCTATATGGAACTCGGCTGGGGCGGCTACTGGGCATGGGACCCGGTGGAAAACGCCTCCCTCATTCCCTGGCTCATCGGCTCGGCCGCCCTGCACACCCTGATTATCGAAGACCGCCGCAACAAACTCGGCCGCGTCAACGTGGCCATGATGGCCCTGACCACGGTTTCGGCCTTTTTTGCCACCTACCTTGTGCGCAGCGGTATTATTGACTCCGTGCACGCCTTTGGCGACGGCGGCGTGGGCACGCCCCTCACCTGGTTCGTCCTCGCCGGGCTTGTGGTTTCCCTCTGGGTACCCCTCATGGCCCCCAAGCAGGGCCGCCCCCTGTCCGGGCTGGACAGCCGTGAAGGCTTTCTCACCCTGGTGGCCTGGGTGCTGCTGGCCCTGGCGACCATCATTCTTGTGGCCACCATGTGGCCTGTGATCAGCAAACTTTGGGCCTCGGCCCCGCGCGGGCTGGACGCCAACTTCTACAACCGCGTCTGCCTGCCCCTGGGCGCAGTGCTCATGCTCATGATGGCCACCTGCCCCTGGCTTGGATGGGGCGGCGGCCTGCGCAACAAAACAGCCTTCTTCAGTATTTTGGGCGTTTTTGTGGCCAGCGGCGCGGCCCTCTGGTTTATGGGCTATCGCCAGCCCACGGCTTTGCTGGGCGCGGCTTCGGCCATCGCCATCGTTACAGGAATGCTCTTTCAGCTGGCCGACAAGGCCGTGCGTCGGCAGCCCAACACCCTGGGCGCTCTCGGCGCGCATCTGGGCATGGCGCTCATGGCTCTGGGCATTGCCTTTTCCGGCCCGTACAAGCAGGAACGCGACCTGCACCTTACCGTGGGGCAGGCGCAGACGCTGGCTGGCTACACGGCGACCCTGCTGGAACTCAATGAGGGCGTGCGCCCCGGCTATGACTATATCGCCGCCCGCATCCGCGTTGTGGACAAGGACGGCAAGGATCTCGGCATTGTGGCCCCGGAACGCCGCGTGTACGAAAAATTCGGCAGCATGCAGTTTTCCGAGGTTGACGTGATCCCCAGCCTTGGCAACGAAATTTACGCCTCCCTGCTGGGTCTGGACGAAGATTCGCACGTTGTGGTGAAACTCAGCGTGGAACCGCTGGTCAACTGGCTGTGGATTGGCGGCGCCATCATGAGCATTGTGCCCCTTGTGGGCCTGCGCCGCCGCAAGCAGGCCAGCGCAGCCGAGGCCGCAGAACTGGCCGAGGGCATGGACGAAGAGGAAGGAGACCAGGGCGGAGAGACCACGGGCGCAGCCAGCGCCAGCTCCGCAGGCAGGAACAAATCGGCCTAG